The following coding sequences are from one Streptomyces angustmyceticus window:
- a CDS encoding sensor histidine kinase: MRRRWSLRTRLVVSAVALIAVVGAVIGTVTTIALHSYLQGQLDRQLTEAVRHAQAPWPYDPRRSQGLEFVAMGGQPLESVGARFGPDGVAKDGARLNKSTNRLPEDRLAPLSRAQVAALNTVTRDGRPHTVELPGLGDYRMRVADDGSLVLGLPLGKVQDTVGRLVVIEECVTVAGLIAAGIAGSTMVGIALRPLRRVAATATRVSELSLHQGEVALRVRVPASESDGRTEVGQVGAALNRMLGHVGSALSARQESETRVRRFVADASHELRTPLASIRGYAELTRRGREQPGPETRHALGRIESEAERMTGLVEDLLLLARLDAGRPLSYESTDLSPLVVDAVSDARVAGPGHRWRLELPEEPALVHGDGGRLHQVLVNLLANARTHTPEGTTVTARVRAAGRAEERAAGRSEGRTGGRAAGRTAESVAGRRDVVRLEVEDDGPGIPAELLPHVFERFARGDASRSRAAGSTGLGLAIVQAVVAAHAGTVGVASVPGRTVFTVTLPTEAAAPTTPVEKAPAAPHGPSAPQAPAASQPGHRLSTPT, encoded by the coding sequence ATCCGCCGCCGCTGGTCGCTCCGGACCCGGCTGGTCGTGTCGGCGGTGGCGCTGATCGCCGTCGTCGGGGCCGTCATCGGCACGGTCACGACGATCGCGCTGCACTCCTACCTGCAGGGGCAGTTGGACCGGCAGCTGACCGAGGCCGTGCGCCACGCCCAGGCTCCGTGGCCGTACGACCCCCGGCGCTCCCAGGGCCTGGAATTCGTGGCGATGGGGGGCCAGCCCCTGGAGTCGGTGGGGGCCAGGTTCGGGCCCGACGGGGTCGCCAAGGACGGCGCCCGGCTGAACAAGTCGACCAACCGGCTGCCCGAGGACCGGCTGGCGCCGCTGTCGCGGGCGCAGGTCGCGGCGCTGAACACGGTGACGCGGGACGGCAGGCCGCACACCGTCGAACTGCCCGGCCTCGGCGACTACCGGATGCGGGTCGCCGACGACGGCTCGCTGGTGCTCGGCCTGCCGCTGGGCAAGGTGCAGGACACCGTCGGCCGGCTCGTGGTCATCGAGGAGTGTGTGACGGTCGCCGGGCTGATCGCGGCCGGCATCGCGGGCTCCACCATGGTCGGCATCGCCCTGCGGCCGTTGCGCCGGGTCGCCGCCACCGCCACCCGGGTCTCCGAACTTTCGCTGCACCAGGGCGAGGTGGCGCTGCGCGTCCGGGTGCCGGCGTCCGAGTCGGACGGCCGTACGGAGGTGGGGCAGGTCGGCGCGGCGCTGAACCGGATGCTGGGGCATGTCGGCTCGGCGCTCTCGGCGCGACAGGAGAGCGAGACGCGGGTGCGGCGGTTCGTCGCCGACGCCAGCCATGAGCTGCGTACGCCGCTCGCGTCGATCCGGGGCTACGCCGAGCTGACCCGGCGCGGGCGGGAGCAGCCCGGCCCGGAGACCCGGCACGCCCTGGGGCGGATCGAGTCCGAGGCGGAGCGGATGACGGGGCTGGTGGAGGACCTGTTGCTGCTGGCCCGGCTCGACGCGGGGCGGCCGCTCTCGTACGAGAGCACGGACCTGTCGCCGTTGGTGGTGGACGCGGTGAGCGACGCGCGGGTGGCGGGGCCGGGCCACCGGTGGCGGCTGGAGCTGCCCGAGGAGCCCGCGCTGGTGCACGGCGACGGCGGGCGGCTGCACCAGGTCCTGGTGAATCTGCTGGCCAACGCCCGTACGCATACGCCGGAGGGGACCACGGTCACCGCCAGGGTGCGGGCCGCCGGGCGGGCGGAGGAACGGGCCGCCGGGCGTAGCGAGGGGCGCACCGGTGGACGGGCCGCCGGACGGACCGCCGAGTCGGTCGCCGGTCGCCGTGACGTCGTGCGGCTGGAGGTGGAGGACGACGGGCCCGGCATCCCGGCGGAGCTCCTCCCGCATGTCTTCGAGCGGTTCGCGCGGGGCGACGCCTCGCGTTCGCGGGCCGCCGGGAGCACGGGGCTCGGCCTCGCCATCGTGCAGGCGGTGGTGGCCGCGCACGCGGGCACGGTCGGGGTCGCCAGCGTGCCGGGACGGACGGTCTTCACCGTGACGCTGCCGACGGAGGCCGCCGCCCCGACGACGCCAGTGGAGAAGGCTCCGGCCGCCCCGCACGGCCCGTCCGCCCCGCAGGCCCCCGCCGCCTCACAGCCAGGACACAGGCTCAGCACACCGACGTGA
- a CDS encoding response regulator transcription factor: protein MRPDGSPVRVLVVDDESSLADLLSLALRYEGWDIRSEGDGAGALRCARSWRPDAVLLDVMLPDMDGLTVLGRLRRELPDVPVLFLTAKDAVEDRIAGLTAGGDDYVTKPFSLEEVVARLRGLLRRAGAAAARSESRLTVGDLVLDEDSHEVWRDGQEIRLTATEFELLRYLMRNPRRVLSKTQILDRVWSYDFGGQANVVELYISYLRRKIDAGRAPMIHTRRGAGYLIKPGG from the coding sequence CTGCGGCCCGACGGCAGTCCGGTGCGGGTGCTGGTCGTGGACGACGAGTCCTCGCTCGCCGACCTGCTGTCGCTCGCCCTGCGCTACGAGGGGTGGGACATCCGCTCGGAAGGCGACGGCGCGGGAGCGCTGCGCTGCGCCCGTAGTTGGCGGCCGGACGCGGTGCTGCTCGACGTGATGCTGCCGGACATGGACGGGCTGACGGTGCTCGGGCGGCTGCGGCGCGAACTGCCGGACGTACCGGTGCTGTTCCTGACCGCCAAGGACGCGGTCGAGGACCGGATCGCGGGGCTCACGGCGGGCGGCGACGACTACGTCACCAAGCCGTTCAGCCTGGAAGAGGTGGTGGCCAGGCTGCGGGGGCTGCTGCGCCGGGCCGGGGCGGCCGCCGCGCGGAGCGAGTCGCGGCTGACGGTGGGCGATCTGGTGCTCGACGAGGACAGCCACGAGGTGTGGCGGGACGGACAGGAGATCCGTCTGACCGCCACCGAGTTCGAGCTGCTGCGCTATCTGATGCGCAATCCGCGGCGGGTGCTGAGCAAGACGCAGATCCTCGACCGGGTCTGGAGCTACGACTTCGGCGGCCAGGCCAACGTCGTGGAGCTGTACATCTCGTACCTGCGGCGGAAGATCGACGCGGGGCGGGCGCCGATGATCCATACCCGGCGCGGCGCGGGCTACCTCATCAAGCCGGGCGGGTAG